The Shewanella halotolerans region GCTAGCCTGCTCTTCTGGGGGCTGATCAGCGACGGTAGCCTCAGCCAGCTGGACGGTGCCCTGCTCAGCTCCATGCTGATCGCCTATCTGGGGATGAACTACCTGTTCGATAAGCAGCAGGCCGATACCGAGTCGATGGAGCTCAAACCGCTCGCGCCTCTGTTGGCCGTGGTGCTACTCCTCATTGGCATCGCCATGTTAGTCGGCGGCGGCATACTCTTTGTCGACGGCGCCGTGGCCCTCGCCAGACAACTGGGAATGAGCGAGCTGCTCATCGGCCTGACCATCATCGCCATAGGTACCAGCATGCCTGAGTTAATCACCTCACTGGTGGCTGCCAGACGCGGCGAGAGCGATATTGCCATCGGCAATCTGGTGGGCTCTAACCTGTTTAATATATTGGGGATACTGGGGATAACCGCCATTATCCATCCCATCACGGCCAGCGTGCCCAAGCTGGACATGTTGGTGATGGTTTCGCTGGCACTGCTGCTTCTGCCCCTAGCCTGGAGCGGCCTGCGCGTGGGACGGCGCGAAGGCGCCTTACTGCTGCTCTGCTACCTCGTCTACCTGAGCTACCTAGTCCTCTCCGCCCAATCCCTATAAGTTAACGCCGCCTTTTTAGCGCTACCAATTTAGCTTTCCCGCCGATAAGGAATGACAAATGTCATCCCTTATCGGTGACATCTGTGCCTGAACAAAAATTGCCATCAGGCAGATACTCTCCTTAACCCCGCTACGGGGCATTACGCAACACAGGTTCTTAAGGAGAAGCCAATGAAAACACTTATCATCGCCACCAGCCTGGCCCTACTCAGCCCGCTGAGCCAGGCCAATGACATTACCGAGATAGACAGCGCCGCCAATCGGATGGATATCGGTCGCCTGAGCCAATTGAGCGAACAAAGCCAAGGCTACGAGCAGGCCTACGCCCTCTATCGCATGGCCATCAGTGCCAACATTCTCAGCCAGAAGGACCAGGCCCAAGCAGCATTGAACCGCGCCGAGAAGACCCTGTCGCCCATTGCCGACCAAGGCGAGGCCGCCACTCTACTGGCCTCAGTCTACGGCATGCAGATAGGCTTAGACATGAGTCAGGCCGCCAAATACAGCACTAAGATGGCCGGTGCCCTCAATGACGCCGAAACCTTGGTCCCCCAGAGCCCCCGACTGGCGCTGGTCAAGGCGATCGCCGCCTATTCCAGCCCTAAAGATCATGGCGGCAGCATGAAAGATGCCATCGCTTTTAGCTCAAAAGCCATTGATCTATATCGAGAACCTTGCGATAACATCTGTTGGGGAGAGGCAGAGGCCTACACCTGGCGCGGCTTGGCCAAGCAGAATCTCGGTGACAAGGCGGGAGCCATTGCCGATTGGCAGGCCGCCCTGCAGGTACAGGCCGATTACGCCTGGGCAAGTTTCCTGCTAAAACAGAACCACTAAGGTAATCGGCTCAATATCGGTTGCCACTAAGCCAGATGGCTAGGCGTTAGAGCACTCATAGCGCAACATCATGGACTTAGTGGCACCTAGGATAAAGAAGATGGACAAATACCCTATTCCAAACACCCTAGATATCGAGCGGGCGACCGAAGACAAGCTCGCCTGGGTCTATCTGATCAACTTGGGCTTCTATTTCATCCCGCTGTTCTTGCAGACTATGCCCATCTGGCACATAGTCCTGAGTCTGGTCGTGCTGGTGCCCTTTATCTACTGCTATTTTTGGGCTCACCGCAGCCCGAGTAAAACGGCCTACCAGCCTATCTTGCTGATCATCGCCCTGGCCTGTCTGATCACGCCGGTTAATATCGGCTCGCTGTCCCTGTTTACCTTTGCCGGTTTCTTTATCGGCTTTAACTACTCCTTGCCCAAGGCCTTCGCCAGCCTTATCGGCTTGGCCGTCATCCTGTCGCTGCTAAGCATGACGCTAGGTATTCACTACTACTTTGCGGTTTATGGCGTCGCCCTGATCACCGGCGTAGGCTTCTTTGGCGTGGCCGAGCGTAAGCGGGTCGAAGCCAAGCGCGCCCAACGGCAGAGTCAGCAGGAGATACGCCAGCTCGCCACCATGTTAGAGCGCGAACGTATCGCCCGGGATCTGCACGACATCATGGGGCACTCGCTCTCCTCTATCTCACTCAAGGCCGAGCTGGCGCGCAAACTATTGGCCAAGGGGCAAGCCGACCAGGCCAGCGCCGAGCTGGCAGAACTGGAAACCATCGCCCGCGAAAGCCTCAGCCAGATCCGCCAAACGGTCTCAGGCTACAAACACAAAGGGTTAGACGCCGCCCTGACGCACCTGTGCCAGATGCTGAGGGACAAGGGCATGGCCGTCACCCTCTCTGGTGAGCTGCCATCACAGTCACAGGAAATCGAGACCCAGTTGATCCTCAGCCTGACCGAGCTGTGCAACAATGTTGTGCGTCATAGCCAGGGCGATAGCTGTAATATCGACCTGTCGGCAACACCTCAGGGGCTGCGGATCTCGGTCACAGACAATGGTAAGCTGAGGCAGCTCAGCGAAGGCAATGGCCTCACCGGCATTCGTGAGCGACTGCGCCCCTTAGGGGGTACACTCAGTATTGAGCTCGAGCCAAACCCGAAATTTATCATCGAGTTACCAAATCAGGGATAGAGACAGGATGAAGATACTACTCGCCGAAGATCAAGCCATGGTGAGGGGCGCGCTGGCCGCGCTCCTCACCCTCGAGGGCGACTTTGAGGTGATCCAGGCCTGTGACGGCGACCAGGCCCTGAGCCTGCTCAAACAGCAGGAGTTCGACCTGCTACTGACCGACATAGAGATGCCAGGCCTCAGCGGCCTGGAGCTGGCTCAATGGTGTCAAAACCAAGCGGCGCCCATTAAGGTCATCATCCTGACCACCTTTGGCCGTGCAGGCTATATCAAGCGGGCCATCGAGGCGGGCGTGGGTGGCTTCTTACTTAAGGACGCACCTTCCGAGACACTGATCCAGGCAATTAACGCCGTCAGCCGTGGCAAGCGCATCATAGATCCCGAACTGGCCATCATGGCCGTCGGCGAACAAGACCCCCTCAACGATAAGGAACGCCGGGCGCTCAGGCTCGCCAGCGAGGGACGCTCCAGCGCGGAGATCGCCGCCACCCTGTTCATCGCTGAAGGCACAGTGCGTAACTATCTCTCCGAGGCCATCGCCAAACTCAATGCCAGCAATCGCATCGACGCCGCCCGCATCGCCAAGCAAAAGGGCTGGCTGTAACCTCAGACTATGACCTCAGGCTTTAACCCCAGGCTTTAACCTGCCATGGTTAACGCGAGATTGCGTTCATGCCGAACTCTGATAGTATATGTATATATTTACAGTAATAGACTCAGGTTCTGGTTAAATAGAACGCTAAATCAAATGGGTACAAAGCGTGGATAGACTCGATCTCATGGCTGTGACAGAGTTAAAGGGCGTTGCCGCCAAGATGGCGCAGCGGCTGGAGAAACTCGGCATCAATACAGTCCAGGATCTGCTGTTTCACCTGCCGCTACGCTACGAAGACCGCACCCAGATCTATCCCATCGCCGCCCTCTACCCCGGTAGCTACGGCACCATAGAGGGCGTCATACAATCGACCCAGATCGTCCAGGGCCGCAAGCGTATGCTCACCTGCACGGTACGTGACGACTCGGGCACCATAACGCTGCGCTTCTTCAACTTCTCCGCCGCCATGCGTAACGGCCTCGAAGAGGGCGAGCGCATTCGTGCCTACGGCGAGGTGCGTCGGGGCAAGCTTCATCGGGAGATCATCCACCCGGAATACAAGATGCTCCACGGCGAAAGCGACTTTAGCCTCAGCGATACCCTGACCCCTATCTACCCGACCACAGAGGGACTCAAGCAGGCCAGCTGGATCCGTTTGACGGATCAGGCCCTGACCCTGCTGGCCCATGGCGCCCTGACCGAACTATTGCCGCCTCAGCTGAGGCCCAATCAGCTCTCATTGGTCGACGCGCTGCAGCTGCTGCACAGGCCCCCTAGCGAGGTCAGCCCCTTTGCCCTGGAGCAGGGCACACATCCGGCGCAGCAGAGGCTGATCCAGGAGGAGCTGCTGGCCCACAACCTGAGCATGTTACAGCTCAGGGCACGCAGCAATCATGATAAGGCCATCGCGATGCAGCCCACCGGGCAGCTGCTCAATCCCTTCCTGGCATCTTTACCCTTCAAGCCCACCGGCGCCCAGCAGAGAGTGGTTGCCGATATCACCCAAGATCTCGACAAGACGCATCCCATGATGCGTCTGGTGCAGGGCGATGTGGGCTCGGGCAAGACGCTAGTGGCCGCGCTGGCGGCGCTGCAAGCCATAGAGAGCGGCTATCAGGTCGCCATGATGGCACCGACTGAACTGCTCGCCGAGCAGCACGCCAACAACTTCGCCGCCTGGTTTGAGCCACTCGGCCTCAGGGTCGGCTGGCTGGCGGGTAAGCTCAAAGGCAAGGCGCGGGCGCAGTCGCTGCAGCAGATTAAGAGCGGCGAGGCCCATATCGTCATCGGCACCCACGCCATCTTTCAGGAGCAGGTGGAGTTCAACCGTCTGGCGCTGATCATCATAGACGAACAGCACAGGTTCGGGGTGCATCAACGTCTGGGGCTGAGAGAGAAAGGGATCAGCCAGGGCTTCCACCCACACCAGCTGATCATGACGGCAACCCCTATTCCCCGCACCCTGGCGATGACCGCCTATGCGGATCTCGATACCTCCATCATCGACGAGTTGCCGCCGGGGCGAACGCCGGTGACTACGGTCGCCATCTCAGACAATCGCCGCGGTGAGGTGATCGATCGCGTGCGCCGGGCCGCGCTGCAAGATGGGCGTCAGGCCTACTGGGTCTGTACCCTGATCGAAGAATCCGAGGTGCTGGAATGTCAGGCCGCCGAAGACACGGCCGAGGAGCTTAAACAGCTGCTGCCCGAGCTGTCCATCGGCCTGGTGCATGGCCGCATGAAACCCACTGAGAAACAGGCGATCATGGACGCCTTTAAGGCCGGCACCATACAGCTACTGGTGGCCACCACAGTGATCGAGGTGGGGGTCGATGTGCCCAATGCCAGCCTGATGATCATCGAAAACCCCGAGCGCTTGGGTCTGGCCCAACTGCATCAGCTGCGGGGGCGTGTCGGCCGTGGCGCCGTGGCCAGCCACTGCGTGCTGCTCTACAAGGCGCCGCTTTCCCATACCGCCACCCAACGTTTAGGAGTGCTCAGGGACAGCAACGACGGCTTCGTGATCGCCCAGAAAGATCTGGAGATCCGCGGACCGGGTGAGGTCTTAGGCACCAAGCAGACGGGTATCGCCGACATGAAGATAGCGGACTTAGTGCGGGATCAGGCCCTCATCCCCCACATTCAAAAATTGGCCCAACATGTGATGCAAGAGGTGCCGGAAAACGTTGACGCCCTAGTGCTGCGTTGGTTAGGCGAGCGCCAGCAATACGTGCAGGCCTAACTCAACTAACAATTAAATATTTTTTATTTCGCTGGCCGCCCCTAGACAAGCCCGGTGAATTTTGCAGAATGGAAAGAG contains the following coding sequences:
- a CDS encoding response regulator transcription factor, whose amino-acid sequence is MKILLAEDQAMVRGALAALLTLEGDFEVIQACDGDQALSLLKQQEFDLLLTDIEMPGLSGLELAQWCQNQAAPIKVIILTTFGRAGYIKRAIEAGVGGFLLKDAPSETLIQAINAVSRGKRIIDPELAIMAVGEQDPLNDKERRALRLASEGRSSAEIAATLFIAEGTVRNYLSEAIAKLNASNRIDAARIAKQKGWL
- the recG gene encoding ATP-dependent DNA helicase RecG, whose product is MDRLDLMAVTELKGVAAKMAQRLEKLGINTVQDLLFHLPLRYEDRTQIYPIAALYPGSYGTIEGVIQSTQIVQGRKRMLTCTVRDDSGTITLRFFNFSAAMRNGLEEGERIRAYGEVRRGKLHREIIHPEYKMLHGESDFSLSDTLTPIYPTTEGLKQASWIRLTDQALTLLAHGALTELLPPQLRPNQLSLVDALQLLHRPPSEVSPFALEQGTHPAQQRLIQEELLAHNLSMLQLRARSNHDKAIAMQPTGQLLNPFLASLPFKPTGAQQRVVADITQDLDKTHPMMRLVQGDVGSGKTLVAALAALQAIESGYQVAMMAPTELLAEQHANNFAAWFEPLGLRVGWLAGKLKGKARAQSLQQIKSGEAHIVIGTHAIFQEQVEFNRLALIIIDEQHRFGVHQRLGLREKGISQGFHPHQLIMTATPIPRTLAMTAYADLDTSIIDELPPGRTPVTTVAISDNRRGEVIDRVRRAALQDGRQAYWVCTLIEESEVLECQAAEDTAEELKQLLPELSIGLVHGRMKPTEKQAIMDAFKAGTIQLLVATTVIEVGVDVPNASLMIIENPERLGLAQLHQLRGRVGRGAVASHCVLLYKAPLSHTATQRLGVLRDSNDGFVIAQKDLEIRGPGEVLGTKQTGIADMKIADLVRDQALIPHIQKLAQHVMQEVPENVDALVLRWLGERQQYVQA
- a CDS encoding calcium/sodium antiporter, producing MFTPLALIAGLLILILGAEFLVRGASALALKLGVTPLIIGLTIVAFGTSAPELAVSLKSALAGNSGIALGNVVGSNIANIGLILGLTALVRPIGVQSMMVKRDIPLMLFASLLFWGLISDGSLSQLDGALLSSMLIAYLGMNYLFDKQQADTESMELKPLAPLLAVVLLLIGIAMLVGGGILFVDGAVALARQLGMSELLIGLTIIAIGTSMPELITSLVAARRGESDIAIGNLVGSNLFNILGILGITAIIHPITASVPKLDMLVMVSLALLLLPLAWSGLRVGRREGALLLLCYLVYLSYLVLSAQSL
- a CDS encoding sensor histidine kinase, which encodes MDKYPIPNTLDIERATEDKLAWVYLINLGFYFIPLFLQTMPIWHIVLSLVVLVPFIYCYFWAHRSPSKTAYQPILLIIALACLITPVNIGSLSLFTFAGFFIGFNYSLPKAFASLIGLAVILSLLSMTLGIHYYFAVYGVALITGVGFFGVAERKRVEAKRAQRQSQQEIRQLATMLERERIARDLHDIMGHSLSSISLKAELARKLLAKGQADQASAELAELETIARESLSQIRQTVSGYKHKGLDAALTHLCQMLRDKGMAVTLSGELPSQSQEIETQLILSLTELCNNVVRHSQGDSCNIDLSATPQGLRISVTDNGKLRQLSEGNGLTGIRERLRPLGGTLSIELEPNPKFIIELPNQG